A region from the Streptomyces lydicus genome encodes:
- a CDS encoding response regulator transcription factor, with protein MTVTSSSQASFRIPATASSSRGAPANQPALLRPDGSPLRVLVVDDESSLADLLSLALRYEGWDIRSEGDGAGALRCARSWRPDAVLLDVMLPDMDGLTVLGRLRRELPDVPVLFLTAKDAVEDRIAGLTAGGDDYVTKPFSLEEVVARLRGLLRRAGAAAARSESRLTVGDLVLDEDSHEVWRDGQEIHLTATEFELLRYLMRNPRRVLSKTQILDRVWSYDFGGQANVVELYISYLRRKIDAGRTPMIHTRRGAGYLIKPGG; from the coding sequence ATGACCGTGACTTCGTCGTCCCAAGCGTCGTTTCGTATCCCGGCTACTGCCTCGTCCTCCAGGGGCGCGCCCGCGAACCAGCCGGCGTTGTTGCGGCCCGACGGCAGTCCGCTGCGGGTACTGGTCGTGGATGACGAGTCCTCGCTCGCCGATCTGCTGTCCCTCGCCCTGCGTTACGAGGGCTGGGACATCCGCTCGGAAGGGGACGGGGCGGGCGCGCTGCGCTGTGCCCGTAGTTGGCGGCCGGACGCGGTGCTGCTCGATGTGATGCTGCCGGACATGGACGGGCTGACGGTGCTGGGGCGGTTGCGGCGGGAACTGCCGGATGTGCCGGTGCTGTTCCTGACCGCCAAGGACGCGGTCGAGGACCGTATCGCCGGGCTGACGGCGGGCGGCGACGACTATGTCACCAAGCCGTTCAGCCTGGAAGAGGTGGTGGCCAGGCTGCGGGGGCTGCTCCGCCGGGCCGGGGCGGCCGCGGCCCGGAGCGAGTCGCGGCTGACGGTGGGCGATCTGGTACTCGACGAGGACAGTCATGAGGTGTGGCGGGACGGGCAGGAGATCCATCTGACCGCCACCGAGTTCGAGTTGCTGCGCTATCTGATGCGCAATCCGCGGCGGGTGCTGAGCAAGACCCAGATCCTCGACCGGGTCTGGAGCTACGACTTCGGCGGCCAGGCCAACGTCGTGGAGCTGTATATCTCCTACCTGCGGCGGAAGATCGACGCGGGGCGGACGCCGATGATCCACACCCGGCGCGGCGCGGGCTACCTCATCAAGCCGGGCGGGTAG
- a CDS encoding NADPH-dependent FMN reductase: MRLLALSGSLRARSSNGAVLRSALAFWDGPTATADIGALPHFNPDLDGEDATPTAPVAALRAEAAAADALLVVSPEYAHGVPGVLKNALDWLVSSGECVSKPVAVITASPFPTGGDHANAQLREILRMMTGEVIEAACREIPAIGPKVDPTTERVTDEATLSDLRAALSHLAAATAAAAAATPLPSERP; this comes from the coding sequence ATGAGACTCCTCGCGCTCTCCGGCAGTCTGCGTGCGCGCTCCTCCAACGGGGCGGTGCTGCGCTCCGCGCTCGCCTTCTGGGACGGCCCGACCGCCACCGCGGACATCGGCGCCCTGCCGCACTTCAACCCCGACCTGGACGGCGAGGACGCCACCCCCACCGCACCCGTCGCCGCCCTGCGTGCCGAGGCCGCGGCAGCCGACGCCCTGCTCGTCGTCAGCCCCGAGTACGCGCACGGCGTCCCCGGTGTCCTCAAGAACGCCCTCGACTGGCTGGTCAGCAGCGGCGAATGCGTCTCGAAGCCGGTCGCGGTGATCACCGCCTCACCGTTCCCCACCGGCGGCGACCACGCCAATGCCCAGCTCCGCGAGATCCTGCGCATGATGACCGGCGAGGTCATCGAGGCTGCCTGCCGCGAAATCCCCGCCATCGGCCCGAAGGTCGACCCCACTACGGAACGCGTGACGGACGAGGCCACCCTCTCCGACCTGCGCGCCGCGCTGTCCCATCTGGCGGCAGCCACGGCCGCAGCCGCAGCCGCCACCCCACTCCCGTCCGAACGGCCCTGA
- a CDS encoding amidohydrolase family protein yields the protein MAEGDERVDAFWRELGLPGLIDVHTHFMPERVMAKVWAYFDAAGPLVGRAWPISYRFEEDERLAVLRGFGVRAFTSMVYPHKPGMAQWLNSWAADFASRTPDCLRTATFFPEDGAAAYVRDELAGGARVFKAHVQVGGYDPTDALLDSVWGALAEAGVPVVIHCGSDPAPRKHTGPEPIGRLLARHPRLRLIIAHMGMPEYADFLDLAQRYAGVHLDTTMVFTDFSEQRAPFPRAEHRRLSDLGDRVLFGSDFPNIPYGYAHALEALDRLELGEEWLRGVCYGNAARLFGV from the coding sequence GTGGCGGAGGGTGATGAGCGGGTCGACGCGTTCTGGCGGGAGTTGGGGCTGCCGGGGCTGATCGATGTCCATACACACTTCATGCCCGAGCGGGTGATGGCGAAGGTCTGGGCGTACTTCGACGCGGCCGGACCGCTGGTGGGCCGGGCGTGGCCGATCTCGTACCGGTTCGAGGAGGACGAGCGGCTGGCGGTGCTGCGCGGCTTCGGGGTGCGGGCGTTCACGTCGATGGTCTATCCGCACAAGCCGGGTATGGCGCAGTGGCTGAATAGCTGGGCGGCCGACTTCGCCTCCCGTACGCCGGACTGTCTGCGGACCGCGACCTTCTTTCCGGAGGACGGCGCCGCGGCGTATGTGCGTGACGAGCTGGCCGGCGGGGCGCGGGTCTTCAAGGCGCATGTGCAGGTGGGCGGTTACGACCCCACCGACGCACTGCTCGACTCCGTATGGGGTGCCCTCGCGGAGGCCGGTGTGCCGGTGGTGATCCACTGCGGGTCGGATCCGGCGCCGCGCAAACACACCGGGCCCGAGCCGATCGGGCGGCTGCTGGCCCGCCACCCCCGGCTGCGACTGATCATCGCGCACATGGGGATGCCGGAGTACGCCGATTTCCTGGACCTTGCGCAGCGCTATGCGGGCGTGCACCTCGATACGACGATGGTCTTCACGGACTTCTCCGAGCAGAGGGCGCCGTTCCCGCGGGCCGAACACCGCCGGCTGTCCGACCTCGGCGACCGGGTGCTGTTCGGCAGCGACTTCCCCAACATCCCTTATGGCTACGCGCATGCGCTGGAGGCGCTTGACCGGCTGGAGCTGGGCGAGGAGTGGCTGCGGGGCGTCTGTTACGGGAATGCGGCCCGGTTGTTCGGGGTGTGA
- a CDS encoding DinB family protein has protein sequence MTASSQNPPPFLPGEPGELLYALAEQRTLLLITARELTDAQAAQRATVSDLTLGGIVKHLTRAEQVWTQIMVKGDGELPEGMLDLEQYRMVEGDTLAGLLEQYAAAAQRTEESVAALPDLGCSVPLPRTPWSPPETVHWSARRILLHLIRETAQHAGHADIIREALDGASTTAQR, from the coding sequence ATGACCGCTTCGTCGCAGAACCCGCCCCCGTTTCTTCCGGGCGAGCCCGGTGAGCTGCTGTACGCACTCGCGGAGCAGCGGACGTTGCTGCTGATCACCGCGCGCGAACTCACCGACGCCCAGGCCGCACAGCGTGCGACCGTGAGTGACCTCACCCTGGGCGGGATCGTCAAGCACCTCACCCGGGCCGAGCAGGTGTGGACGCAGATCATGGTCAAGGGGGACGGAGAACTTCCGGAGGGAATGCTCGACTTGGAGCAATACCGCATGGTTGAAGGCGACACGCTGGCTGGGCTGCTGGAGCAGTACGCCGCTGCGGCCCAGAGGACCGAGGAGTCAGTGGCCGCCCTGCCGGACCTCGGCTGCAGCGTGCCCCTCCCCAGGACTCCGTGGTCCCCGCCAGAGACCGTCCACTGGTCTGCACGCCGGATCCTGCTGCACCTGATCAGGGAGACGGCCCAGCATGCCGGACACGCGGACATCATCCGGGAAGCACTCGATGGGGCGAGCACCACGGCTCAACGGTGA
- a CDS encoding DUF2797 domain-containing protein produces the protein MSMLPAGKMLAFAARGERRCLGVRRGARRIVCPYGAVLDGASAKDQCARCAQLDRSRSVAADTMADDPRPYGVYLAYFGPGLLKVGITAVERGPARLVEQGAVAYAWLGRGPLMAARRAEALLGSALGVPDRFGKAAKRAARGALPPAPERAAELAQLQGAARGLPGWPETLQPVEFACADHTELFGLDRIPGEVAELGGMASGEEIVGEVLTGVGPDVYLRLVGDGAGATGRAGGVVAVLDARVLSGWVLGAAEGRVTTAPVRAAVSGTGEREEGRQEGLF, from the coding sequence GTGAGCATGCTCCCCGCGGGCAAGATGCTGGCGTTCGCCGCGCGGGGGGAGCGGCGCTGTCTGGGTGTACGGCGGGGCGCACGTCGGATCGTGTGTCCGTACGGCGCGGTGCTCGACGGTGCGAGTGCCAAGGATCAGTGCGCCCGGTGTGCCCAGTTGGACCGGTCGCGTTCGGTGGCCGCGGACACCATGGCCGATGATCCGCGTCCCTACGGTGTCTACCTCGCGTACTTCGGTCCCGGACTGCTCAAGGTGGGGATCACGGCCGTCGAGCGCGGCCCGGCCCGGCTGGTGGAGCAGGGGGCGGTGGCGTACGCATGGCTGGGGCGCGGGCCCCTGATGGCGGCGCGGCGGGCGGAGGCGTTGCTGGGGAGCGCGCTGGGGGTGCCCGACCGGTTCGGGAAGGCGGCGAAACGGGCGGCTCGCGGGGCGCTGCCCCCGGCGCCGGAACGGGCCGCCGAGCTCGCCCAACTGCAGGGTGCGGCAAGGGGTTTGCCGGGCTGGCCGGAGACGTTGCAGCCGGTGGAGTTCGCCTGTGCGGACCATACGGAGCTGTTCGGGCTCGACCGTATTCCGGGGGAGGTGGCGGAGCTGGGCGGGATGGCGTCCGGGGAGGAGATTGTGGGGGAGGTGCTGACCGGGGTGGGGCCCGATGTGTATCTGCGGCTGGTGGGGGATGGGGCCGGTGCGACGGGCAGAGCCGGTGGGGTGGTTGCGGTGCTGGATGCGCGGGTGTTGTCGGGGTGGGTGCTGGGGGCTGCTGAGGGGCGAGTGACGACGGCGCCGGTGCGGGCCGCGGTGTCCGGGACGGGGGAACGGGAGGAGGGGCGCCAGGAGGGGTTGTTCTGA
- a CDS encoding GlxA family transcriptional regulator: protein MHRVAVLVRDGMLPIEVGIVHRIFGEARSAGGERLYELMTCALEPGEVRTDTDFTVNVAHGPEALAAADTVVVPASGADYGSGADYGCGEGGSAGRLNPAMAAALGRIRPGTRIASICTGAFVLAAAGLLDGRRATTHWRSVEDFRQLFPAVELDADVLYTDEGEVLTAAGVASGIDLCLHMVRCDHGAAVANDVARRTVVPPHREGGQAQYIRRPVPEPQVSSTGVARAWALEHLDRPLSLRELAARESMSVRTFTRRFRDEVGVSPLQWLTQQRIERARQLLEETELTVDRIAAEAGFGTAASLRMHLQAALGVSPRAYRRTFRGPGGGDADEGGDGGGGGG from the coding sequence ATGCACCGGGTGGCGGTGCTGGTGCGGGACGGGATGCTGCCGATCGAGGTGGGGATCGTGCACCGGATCTTCGGGGAGGCCCGGTCGGCGGGTGGGGAGCGGCTGTACGAGCTGATGACCTGCGCCTTGGAGCCGGGGGAGGTGCGTACGGACACGGATTTCACGGTGAATGTCGCGCACGGGCCCGAGGCGCTGGCGGCGGCCGACACCGTGGTCGTGCCGGCGTCCGGGGCGGACTACGGGTCCGGGGCGGACTACGGGTGCGGGGAGGGCGGAAGTGCGGGGCGGCTGAATCCGGCGATGGCGGCGGCGCTGGGCCGGATCCGGCCCGGGACCCGGATCGCGTCGATCTGTACGGGGGCGTTCGTGCTGGCCGCGGCCGGGTTGCTGGACGGGCGGCGGGCGACCACGCACTGGCGGTCGGTGGAGGACTTCCGGCAGTTGTTTCCGGCGGTCGAGCTGGATGCGGATGTGCTGTACACGGATGAGGGGGAAGTGCTGACCGCGGCGGGGGTCGCCTCCGGGATCGATCTGTGTCTGCACATGGTCCGGTGCGACCACGGGGCGGCGGTGGCCAACGATGTGGCGCGGCGGACCGTCGTGCCGCCGCACCGGGAGGGCGGGCAGGCGCAGTACATCCGGCGGCCGGTGCCGGAGCCTCAGGTGTCCTCCACGGGGGTGGCGAGGGCCTGGGCGCTGGAACATCTGGACCGGCCGCTGAGCCTGCGGGAGCTGGCGGCACGCGAGTCGATGAGCGTACGGACCTTCACCCGGCGGTTCCGGGACGAGGTCGGGGTGTCGCCGCTCCAGTGGCTGACGCAGCAACGGATCGAGCGCGCACGGCAGTTGCTGGAGGAGACCGAGCTGACGGTGGACCGGATCGCGGCGGAGGCGGGCTTCGGGACGGCGGCCTCGCTGCGGATGCATCTGCAGGCGGCGCTGGGGGTGTCGCCGCGGGCCTATCGGAGGACGTTCCGGGGGCCGGGTGGCGGGGACGCGGATGAGGGCGGGGACGGAGGCGGAGGCGGGGGCTGA
- a CDS encoding NAD(P)H-dependent oxidoreductase has translation MKVLWLFAHPDQRSLSGALLTEGLRTLDAHGHQYRVCDLYAMKWNPVVDAADYDHDPADRLLIGTASEHAYTNGHLSPDIEAEQRKLTWADTLIVQFPLWWYGMPAILKGWFDRVFVKGFAFGLTDPATGRPRRYGDGRLTGKRAMVITTAGARAATLGPRGVNGDLNDLLFPLQHGTLWYTGISVVPPLLIPGADRTTPTAYATAATRLRKRLHTLPTTEPLPFRHQNNGDYDDDLLLHPDLAHPHTGPAAHYTDPPPPAHD, from the coding sequence ATGAAGGTCCTCTGGCTGTTCGCCCACCCCGACCAGCGCTCCCTGAGCGGCGCCCTCCTGACCGAGGGGCTGCGCACCCTCGACGCCCACGGCCACCAGTACCGCGTCTGTGACCTCTACGCCATGAAGTGGAACCCGGTGGTCGACGCCGCCGACTACGACCACGACCCGGCCGACCGCCTCCTGATCGGCACGGCCTCGGAACACGCCTACACCAACGGCCACTTGAGCCCCGACATCGAAGCCGAACAGCGGAAACTCACCTGGGCGGACACCCTGATCGTCCAGTTTCCGCTCTGGTGGTACGGCATGCCGGCCATCCTCAAAGGCTGGTTCGACCGCGTCTTCGTCAAGGGCTTCGCCTTCGGCCTCACCGACCCCGCCACCGGCCGCCCCCGGCGCTACGGCGACGGCAGACTCACCGGCAAGCGCGCCATGGTCATCACCACCGCCGGCGCCCGCGCCGCCACCCTCGGGCCGCGCGGCGTCAACGGAGACCTCAACGACCTCCTCTTCCCCCTCCAGCACGGCACCCTCTGGTACACCGGGATCTCCGTCGTCCCGCCCCTCCTGATCCCCGGCGCGGACCGCACCACTCCCACCGCCTACGCGACCGCCGCCACCCGCCTGCGCAAGCGCCTCCACACCCTCCCCACCACCGAGCCGCTGCCCTTCCGCCACCAGAACAACGGCGACTACGACGACGACCTGCTCCTCCACCCCGACCTGGCCCACCCCCACACCGGCCCGGCCGCCCACTACACAGACCCACCCCCACCGGCTCACGACTGA
- a CDS encoding HD domain-containing protein — MGSDIGGIPLPDSRLAREATELIRDVTDDLIYHHSRRVYLFGAHHGRRHGLAFDPELLYVGALFHDLGLTEKFRTSQQRFELDGADEARAFLTARGIPEDRARLVWEGIALHTTPEIPHHMAPEVALVTAGVELDVLGIGYDTLPPETREAVVAAHPRPDFKRRILHAFHAGLAHRPQTTFGNVKADVLDRFEEGYTRPNFVRIIEDSPWPE; from the coding sequence ATGGGGTCCGACATCGGAGGCATCCCGCTCCCCGACAGCCGCCTGGCCCGCGAAGCCACCGAACTGATCCGCGATGTCACCGACGACCTGATCTACCACCACTCCCGCCGCGTCTACCTCTTCGGCGCCCATCACGGCCGCCGGCACGGCCTGGCCTTCGATCCGGAGCTGCTCTACGTAGGGGCGCTCTTCCACGACCTCGGCCTCACCGAGAAGTTCCGCACCTCCCAGCAGCGCTTCGAGCTCGACGGCGCCGACGAGGCCCGCGCCTTCCTGACCGCCCGCGGTATCCCCGAGGACCGCGCCCGCCTGGTCTGGGAGGGCATCGCCCTGCACACCACCCCGGAAATCCCGCACCACATGGCCCCGGAAGTGGCGCTCGTCACAGCCGGCGTCGAACTCGACGTCCTCGGCATCGGCTACGACACCCTTCCCCCGGAAACCCGCGAGGCCGTCGTCGCCGCCCACCCGCGCCCCGACTTCAAGCGCCGCATCCTCCACGCCTTCCACGCCGGCCTGGCCCACCGCCCCCAGACCACCTTCGGCAATGTGAAGGCCGACGTCCTGGACCGCTTCGAAGAGGGCTACACCCGCCCGAACTTCGTCCGGATCATCGAGGACTCCCCCTGGCCCGAATAG
- a CDS encoding SSI family serine proteinase inhibitor, translating into MPHRRTSALFSAAASAATTAVTRLAATTAAVGRVSTTAAVSVVSVSAALVLAVPAASAAPIPLRHHWSGWSGGGITGAGHHTAAAQPGRTEPGRTEHSRPVDHGRPVEGDAPLDHRTTSAGHDAPLGHNAPLGHDLSPGRSTPPGHGTPASRRTPADHLTVTVHDSGSAATNGTFELYCHPGGGNHRHIKGACAKLDGMTKWGKDPFAPVPQGMNCTMMYGGPATAHVTGTWAGRPVNADFRRTNGCEINRWGRFEPLLPSTSS; encoded by the coding sequence ATGCCGCACCGCCGGACGTCAGCACTCTTCTCCGCGGCCGCCAGCGCCGCCACCACGGCCGTGACCCGCCTGGCCGCCACCACGGCCGCCGTCGGCCGTGTGTCCACCACCGCCGCCGTGTCCGTCGTCTCCGTCAGCGCGGCGCTGGTCCTGGCGGTGCCCGCCGCGTCGGCCGCCCCCATCCCGCTGCGGCACCACTGGTCCGGGTGGTCCGGGGGCGGCATCACGGGCGCGGGGCACCACACGGCCGCCGCTCAGCCCGGCCGCACCGAGCCCGGCCGCACCGAGCACAGCAGACCCGTTGATCACGGCAGACCCGTTGAGGGCGACGCGCCGCTCGATCACCGCACCACCTCTGCCGGTCACGACGCGCCGCTCGGCCACAACGCGCCGCTCGGCCACGACCTGTCCCCCGGCCGCAGCACACCCCCCGGTCACGGCACACCGGCTTCCCGCCGCACCCCCGCCGACCACCTCACCGTCACCGTCCACGACTCCGGTTCGGCGGCCACCAACGGCACCTTCGAGCTGTACTGCCACCCGGGCGGCGGCAACCACCGTCACATCAAGGGCGCCTGCGCCAAGCTGGACGGGATGACGAAGTGGGGCAAAGACCCTTTCGCCCCCGTGCCGCAGGGCATGAACTGCACGATGATGTACGGCGGCCCGGCCACCGCGCATGTCACCGGGACCTGGGCGGGACGGCCCGTCAACGCGGATTTCCGGCGCACCAATGGGTGTGAGATCAACCGCTGGGGCCGGTTCGAACCCCTGCTCCCGTCGACCAGTTCCTGA